A region of Prochlorococcus marinus subsp. pastoris str. CCMP1986 DNA encodes the following proteins:
- the glk gene encoding glucokinase, with protein sequence MNFLACDLGGTKVLLGIFKKEVNTCTPILILKKKYLSSEWDSIDTILEDFLKNECKNINHPFSACFAVAGPISNNNAEIINLSWNISGDELKKKFKFKNCELVNDFAVQIYGIPFLKKSQYSAIQNGDRSVGVNKDLHAIVGAGTGLGIAKGIISGNKVKVLASEGGHVEYSPKSDLEWELKNWLKYSLKVERISCERIISGTGLSRIAEWRLSKPDAKNHPLQKYLKELKTSDNLRKELPQEICNLSNLGDKMMIEVERIWLDAYASLLGDVALQELCYGGLWISGGTAPKHFINFKSGLFMKQFSDKGRLKDILKNIPVNVILDEEFGLFSAACRAKMLSQKE encoded by the coding sequence ATGAATTTTCTTGCTTGTGATCTAGGAGGTACAAAAGTTCTTTTAGGAATTTTCAAAAAGGAAGTTAATACTTGTACTCCAATTTTAATTTTAAAAAAAAAATATTTATCTTCTGAATGGGATTCAATTGACACAATTTTAGAAGATTTCTTAAAAAATGAATGCAAAAACATTAATCATCCTTTTTCTGCTTGTTTCGCGGTAGCAGGTCCCATATCTAATAATAATGCGGAAATAATTAATTTATCGTGGAATATTTCTGGCGATGAATTAAAAAAGAAATTTAAATTTAAAAATTGCGAGCTAGTAAACGATTTTGCAGTGCAAATTTATGGAATACCTTTTTTGAAAAAAAGTCAATATTCTGCTATTCAAAATGGAGACCGGTCAGTAGGCGTCAATAAAGATTTACATGCAATCGTTGGAGCAGGAACTGGTCTAGGCATTGCAAAAGGCATAATATCTGGAAATAAAGTAAAAGTTTTAGCTAGCGAAGGTGGTCATGTTGAATACTCGCCAAAGTCAGATTTAGAATGGGAATTAAAGAATTGGCTCAAATATTCTTTAAAAGTTGAAAGAATATCTTGTGAAAGAATCATAAGTGGGACTGGGTTATCAAGAATAGCTGAGTGGAGACTTAGCAAACCTGATGCCAAAAACCATCCTCTACAAAAATACTTAAAAGAATTAAAAACTTCTGATAATTTAAGAAAAGAACTTCCTCAAGAAATTTGTAATCTTTCTAATCTAGGGGATAAGATGATGATTGAAGTGGAAAGAATATGGTTAGATGCTTACGCCTCATTATTGGGTGACGTTGCTCTTCAAGAATTATGTTATGGAGGGTTATGGATTTCTGGAGGAACCGCTCCAAAACATTTCATAAACTTTAAATCAGGTTTATTTATGAAACAATTTTCAGATAAAGGAAGATTAAAAGATATTCTTAAAAATATACCTGTGAATGTAATCTTAGATGAAGAGTTTGGATTATTTAGCGCAGCCTGCAGAGCAAAAATGCTTTCACAAAAAGAATAA
- the thrB gene encoding homoserine kinase, whose translation MSSPEVGKKIIVTVPSTTANLGPGFDCLGAALDLYNEFIFTRIDGGRDRFDLIMESTDGNHLRGGPENLVFRAAQKVWESANIKPFALEARVKLAVPPARGLGSSATAIVAGLIGANAIMNSPLPKEKLLELAIDIEGHPDNVVPSLLGGLCLTARSSSQRWRIIRCDWHDSIKTVVAIPAIRLSTSEARRVMPKNVPISDAVTNMGALTLLLNGLKTGNDELIKEGMFDKLHEPYRWKLIKGGLEVKDAALQAGALGCAISGAGPSILALCKKDKGREVSQAMVKAWENSGVASRAPYLNVQTTGSQFRDISGK comes from the coding sequence ATGTCTTCTCCAGAAGTAGGAAAAAAAATTATAGTAACAGTTCCTTCTACAACTGCTAATTTAGGTCCTGGATTCGACTGTCTAGGTGCAGCATTAGATTTATATAACGAATTTATCTTTACAAGAATAGATGGAGGCAGAGATCGATTTGATTTGATAATGGAGAGTACTGATGGTAATCACTTAAGAGGAGGCCCAGAAAATTTAGTTTTTAGGGCTGCGCAGAAAGTATGGGAAAGTGCCAATATCAAACCTTTCGCCCTTGAAGCTAGAGTGAAATTAGCAGTCCCCCCTGCTCGCGGACTAGGGAGTAGTGCAACAGCAATAGTTGCAGGACTAATCGGAGCAAATGCGATTATGAACTCCCCTTTACCTAAAGAAAAACTTTTAGAACTTGCGATTGATATTGAAGGTCATCCTGATAATGTAGTTCCTTCTCTTTTGGGGGGGCTATGTTTAACTGCCAGGTCATCTTCTCAGAGATGGAGAATTATTAGATGTGACTGGCATGATTCAATTAAAACTGTAGTTGCAATACCTGCTATACGTTTAAGTACAAGTGAAGCAAGGAGAGTAATGCCGAAGAATGTACCTATTTCTGATGCTGTAACAAATATGGGGGCACTTACTTTATTACTAAACGGCTTAAAAACAGGTAATGATGAATTAATAAAAGAGGGCATGTTTGACAAATTACATGAACCATACCGATGGAAGCTTATTAAAGGTGGATTGGAAGTTAAAGATGCCGCACTACAAGCTGGCGCTTTGGGCTGTGCAATTAGTGGAGCAGGGCCAAGTATATTAGCTTTGTGTAAAAAGGACAAGGGTAGAGAAGTCAGTCAAGCCATGGTAAAAGCTTGGGAAAACTCAGGCGTGGCAAGTAGAGCACCATATTTGAACGTCCAAACAACAGGCAGCCAATTCAGGGATATCTCTGGTAAGTAG